The Sebastes umbrosus isolate fSebUmb1 chromosome 4, fSebUmb1.pri, whole genome shotgun sequence genome has a window encoding:
- the nr2f2 gene encoding COUP transcription factor 2 isoform X2, giving the protein MAMVVWRGSQDDVADTQGTLSSQTQGGLSLPSSQPGQLNLTASQVAPPTPQQQQTPVQQQGAPNNNNQTNQTTTQTQQPEKQQPQHIECVVCGDKSSGKHYGQFTCEGCKSFFKRSVRRNLTYTCRANRNCPIDQHHRNQCQYCRLKKCLKVGMRREAVQRGRVPPTQPHHGQFALTNGDPLHCHSYLSGYISLLLRAEPYPTSRYGSQCMQPNNIMGIENICELAARMLFSAVEWARNIPFFPDLQITDQVALLRLTWSELFVLNAAQCSMPLHVAPLLAAAGLHASPMSADRVVAFMDHIRIFQEQVEKLKALHVDSAEYSCLKAIVLFTTDACGLSDVAHVESLQEKSQCALEEYVRSQYPNQPTRFGKLLLRLPSLRTVSSSVIEQLFFVRLVGKTPIETLIRDMLLSGSSFNWPYMSIQ; this is encoded by the exons ATGGCAATGGTAGTGTGGAGAGGCTCCCAGGACGATGTGGCTGACACCCAAGGCACCCTTTCCTCGCAAACCCAAGGAGGACtatctcttccctcctctcaaCCGGGCCAGTTGAATCTGACAGCCTCTCAGGTCGCCCCTCCGacccctcagcagcagcagactccGGTCCAACAACAAGGAGCTCCGAACAACAACAACCAGACGAACCAGACGACGACGCAGACGCAGCAGCCGGAGAAGCAGCAGCCGCAGCACATTGAGTGTGTGGTGTGTGGGGATAAATCCAGTGGCAAACACTACGGCCAGTTCACTTGCGAAGGGTGCAAGAGCTTCTTCAAACGGAGCGTGAGACGGAACCTCACTTACACGTGCCGTGCCAACAGGAATTGTCCAATCGACCAGCACCACCGCAATCAGTGTCAGTACTGCCGCCTCAAAAAATGCCTCAAAGTCGGCATGAGACGGGAAG CCGTGCAAAGGGGACGGGTGCCACCCACACAGCCTCACCACGGTCAGTTCGCCTTGACAAATGGAGACCCACTGCACTGCCATTCCTACTTATCCGGATATATCTCTCTCCTGTTGAGAGCGGAGCCCTACCCGACGTCCCGGTATGGCAGTCAGTGCATGCAGCCCAACAACATCATGGGCATCGAGAACATTTGTGAACTAGCAGCCAGGATGCTCTTCAGCGCCGTGGAGTGGGCCAGGAATATTCCCTTCTTCCCAGACCTGCAGATCACCGACCAGGTGGCTCTGCTGAGGTTGACGTGGAGTGAGTTATTTGTGCTCAACGCGGCTCAGTGCTCCATGCCCCTGCATGTGGCTCCTCTGCTGGCGGCTGCTGGCCTGCACGCATCTCCCATGTCTGCGGACAGAGTGGTGGCCTTTATGGACCACATTAGGATCTTCCAAGAACAAGTGGAGAAGCTCAAAGCTTTGCACGTTGACTCTGCCGAATATAGCTGCTTAAAGGCAATTGTGCTCTTCACCACAG aTGCTTGTGGCCTCTCAGATGTGGCCCATGTGGAAAGTTTGCAGGAGAAGTCCCAGTGCGCCCTGGAGGAATATGTCCGGAGCCAGTACCCAAACCAGCCAACACGGTTTGGGAAGTTGTTACTCCGCTTGCCTTCCCTCCGCACAGTCTCTTCCTCGGTCATAGAACAGTTATTTTTCGTCCGATTGGTAGGTAAAACCCCAATTGAAACTCTCATCAGGGATATGTTGCTTTCGGGGAGCAGTTTTAACTGGCCTTACATGTCAATTCAGTAA
- the nr2f2 gene encoding COUP transcription factor 2 isoform X1 produces MAMVVWRGSQDDVADTQGTLSSQTQGGLSLPSSQPGQLNLTASQVAPPTPQQQQTPVQQQGAPNNNNQTNQTTTQTQQPEKQQPQHIECVVCGDKSSGKHYGQFTCEGCKSFFKRSVRRNLTYTCRANRNCPIDQHHRNQCQYCRLKKCLKVGMRREVSLFTAAVQRGRVPPTQPHHGQFALTNGDPLHCHSYLSGYISLLLRAEPYPTSRYGSQCMQPNNIMGIENICELAARMLFSAVEWARNIPFFPDLQITDQVALLRLTWSELFVLNAAQCSMPLHVAPLLAAAGLHASPMSADRVVAFMDHIRIFQEQVEKLKALHVDSAEYSCLKAIVLFTTDACGLSDVAHVESLQEKSQCALEEYVRSQYPNQPTRFGKLLLRLPSLRTVSSSVIEQLFFVRLVGKTPIETLIRDMLLSGSSFNWPYMSIQ; encoded by the exons ATGGCAATGGTAGTGTGGAGAGGCTCCCAGGACGATGTGGCTGACACCCAAGGCACCCTTTCCTCGCAAACCCAAGGAGGACtatctcttccctcctctcaaCCGGGCCAGTTGAATCTGACAGCCTCTCAGGTCGCCCCTCCGacccctcagcagcagcagactccGGTCCAACAACAAGGAGCTCCGAACAACAACAACCAGACGAACCAGACGACGACGCAGACGCAGCAGCCGGAGAAGCAGCAGCCGCAGCACATTGAGTGTGTGGTGTGTGGGGATAAATCCAGTGGCAAACACTACGGCCAGTTCACTTGCGAAGGGTGCAAGAGCTTCTTCAAACGGAGCGTGAGACGGAACCTCACTTACACGTGCCGTGCCAACAGGAATTGTCCAATCGACCAGCACCACCGCAATCAGTGTCAGTACTGCCGCCTCAAAAAATGCCTCAAAGTCGGCATGAGACGGGAAG TTTCTCTTTTTACTGCAGCCGTGCAAAGGGGACGGGTGCCACCCACACAGCCTCACCACGGTCAGTTCGCCTTGACAAATGGAGACCCACTGCACTGCCATTCCTACTTATCCGGATATATCTCTCTCCTGTTGAGAGCGGAGCCCTACCCGACGTCCCGGTATGGCAGTCAGTGCATGCAGCCCAACAACATCATGGGCATCGAGAACATTTGTGAACTAGCAGCCAGGATGCTCTTCAGCGCCGTGGAGTGGGCCAGGAATATTCCCTTCTTCCCAGACCTGCAGATCACCGACCAGGTGGCTCTGCTGAGGTTGACGTGGAGTGAGTTATTTGTGCTCAACGCGGCTCAGTGCTCCATGCCCCTGCATGTGGCTCCTCTGCTGGCGGCTGCTGGCCTGCACGCATCTCCCATGTCTGCGGACAGAGTGGTGGCCTTTATGGACCACATTAGGATCTTCCAAGAACAAGTGGAGAAGCTCAAAGCTTTGCACGTTGACTCTGCCGAATATAGCTGCTTAAAGGCAATTGTGCTCTTCACCACAG aTGCTTGTGGCCTCTCAGATGTGGCCCATGTGGAAAGTTTGCAGGAGAAGTCCCAGTGCGCCCTGGAGGAATATGTCCGGAGCCAGTACCCAAACCAGCCAACACGGTTTGGGAAGTTGTTACTCCGCTTGCCTTCCCTCCGCACAGTCTCTTCCTCGGTCATAGAACAGTTATTTTTCGTCCGATTGGTAGGTAAAACCCCAATTGAAACTCTCATCAGGGATATGTTGCTTTCGGGGAGCAGTTTTAACTGGCCTTACATGTCAATTCAGTAA